The DNA region GTAAAATCTTTATGTAATGCATCCTCATTTTCCCTGAAATATGGGCTGTAATGATATGCCCGTTCTCCAGTTCAACACGAAACATCGCGTTACCTAATGATTCGGTAACTGTTCCGTCCTGTTCTATCGAAATTTGTTTCGCCATTTATTTTCTTTTAGTTCTTGTTTGAAGCCAGTACTTTTTCTATCTCATCAAATGAAGATAAGATTTCGGTTTCCCCTTCCCTGATTGCTATTGCATGCTCAAAATGCGCTGATGGTTTCCTGTCTGATGTTCTGATAGTCCATCCATCCTTCTCTTGTACAACATGCCTTGTTCCCAGGTTAATCATTGGTTCTATGCAAATGACCAATCCTTTTTGAAGCATAGTCCCCACTCCCCTCTTTCCATAATTCGGAACTTCAGGTTTTTCATGCAGATGTTTGCCAAGACCATGTCCGACTAAATCACGCACTACAGAGTAACCAAAGCTTTCAACATACGATTGAATCTCAAAGCCAATATCGCCAATGCGTTTACCAGCTTTTGCTGCTTCGATACCCCGATATAGCGATTCTTTGGTTCGTTCCATCAGTAATCTAACTTCTTCAGGAACTTCACCAACTGCAAACGAGTAAGCCGAATCACCATAAAAGCCATTCAGTACAACACCACAATCGACCGAAACAAGGTCACCCTCTTTTAACTCACGATTACCGGGAATTCCATGTACCACCACATCATTGATTGAGATGCATAAAGTATTGGGGAATCCGCCATAACCTTTGAAAGCGGGAACAGCCTTATGATCTCTGATAAAAGTTTCGGCTATCCTGTCAAGTTCCAGTGATTTTACTCCGGGCCTGATATTTTTTGCTACTTCGGCAAGGGTTTTACCAACAAGTAAAGAACTCAGTCTTATTAATTCAATCTCTTCGTCTGATTTGTAATGAATCATTCGTTCTGGCTTAAACTCCAAGTATTAACCCATGTTTACTGACGAACGTCCTTTGATGCGACCTGATTTGGTCAATCCATCATAGTGCCTCATCAACAAGTGACTTTCAATTTGCTGGAGTGTATCCAATACAACACCAACTAAAATCAGCAATGATGTTCCTCCGTAGAAGTTGGCAAACTGAGCAGTAACTCCGATTTTTCCGACCAACGAAGGCATAATTGCAACAAATGCAAGAAATATTGAGCCAGGCAATGTAATTCTTGACATAATCTGGTCAATAAATTCAGCAGTTTTCTTACCAGGTTTAACACCGGGAATAAAACCGTTGTTCTTTTTCATATCCTCTGCCATTTGATTAGGATTAATAGTAATGGCAGTATAGAAGTAGGTAAAAACAATAATCAAAATTGCGAATACAAAATTATACCAAAATCCGTGAACATTTGTAAAAGTTGCAGCAAATCCTGATAAAGCTTCTGATTGAGCAAATCCGGCCAGCGTTAATGGCAGAAACATAATAGCCTGTGCAAAGATAATAGGCATAACTCCTGCAGCATTCACTTTAAGCGGAATGTATTGTCTAACTCCACCGTATTGTTTATTTCCTACAATTCGTTTGGCATATTGAACGGGGATTCTTCTTGTTCCCTGAACGAGCAGGATGCTGACAAGAATAACACCGATAAGTACAGCAAGTTCAACGATAAATATTACTAATCCACCACCTTTCTGTTCCATACGTGAAACCAGTTCACCAAAGAGTGCAAAAGGCAGACGGGCAATAATACCAATCATAATGATAAGTGAAATACCATTACCAATACCTTTATCTGTAATTCTTTCACCTAACCACATTACAAATAGTGTTCCTGAGATAAGAATGATAACAGAAGACACCCAGAAGAATGTAGAAGGAGAAGTAACAGCAGGATCAAAAGGTGTTATTGCCTGAGCAGGTAATTGCGAAATTAGGTTGGCAATATAACCCGGAGCCTGAAAACCTGTAATAAGCACAGTAAGGTAACGGGTAATCTGATTAATTTTCTTTCGTCCACTTTCACCTTCTTTCTGCAATTTCTGGAAATATGGGATAGCCATACCCAGAAGCTGCACCACGATAGATGCAGAGATATAAGGCATGATACCTAATGCAAAGATAGAAGCATTAGAGAAAGCCCCTCCGGAGAACATATTTAGCAATCCGAGTAATCCACCAGAAGTTTGATTCTGCAGATTAGCTAATTGATTTGGGTCTACTCCCGGCAACACTACATAAGATCCAAGCCTGTATAAAACTACAATACCTATTGTATAAACAATACGCTTGCGCAGCTCGTCAATCTTTGAAATGTTCCGAATAGTCTGAATTAGTCTTTTCATCTAAAGTTTAGATTTTTATTGCCTGACCACCATTTGATTCAATAGCTTTAACAGCAGAAGCTGAAAAGCCGTGAGCTTTAACTTCGAGTTTGGCTGTAAATTCGCCACGACCAAGAATTTTAACTTTATCATTCTTAGAAGCCAGACCATTCTCGATGAAAACATCCATATCAATCACTTTTATATTTTTAGAAGTAGCCAGTATCTGCAAAACATCGAGGTTAACAGCGCGATACTCAACACGATTGATATTGTTAAAGCCAAATTTAGGTAAGCGTCTGTAGATAGGCATCTGACCACCTTCAAAACCAAAGCGCCTGCTATAACCTGAGCGTGATTTCTGACCTTTATGTCCACGGGTAGCAGTACCACCGCCACCTGATCCTTGTCCACGCCCAATTCTTTTTGACGATTTTGTTGAGCCTTGTGCCGGTTTAAGATTACTTAAATCCATAATGTCTTTCCGATTAACTTAGTATATTAATTAGATTTCTTCAACTTTCAGTAGATGGTTGATCTTAGCGATCATACCTTCAATCTGCGGGGTTGCAACCACATCAACAGGTCTGCCCATTTTAGAAATACCTAAGGCTTTCAGTGTGCGTTTCTGACGTTCGGGCTGTTTAATTCCGCTTTTTATCTGTGTAACTCTCAGTTTCTTCATTTTTCTATCTTTTAAAGCTCGTTAATTAGCCATTAAAAACTTTATTCAGATCCACACCACGAAGCTGTGCTACAGTATAAGCATCACGCATATTAACAAGAGCGTCAATGGTAGCTTTTACAACACTATGAGGGTTAGAAGATCCTTTAGACTTAGCAAGAACGTCTTTAACACCAACGCTTTCGAGAACAGCGCGCATAGCACCACCAGCGATAACACCGGTACCAGGAGAAGCTGGTTTCAGAAACACAAGTGCTCCGCCATATTTACCCAGTTGTTCATGTGGAATAGTGCCTTTCAGAACAGGTACTTTTACCAGATTTTTCTTGGCATCGTCAACGCCTTTTGCGATGGCAGCAGTTACTTCTTTAGCTTTACCAAGGCCATAACCTACGACTCCGTTTTCATTTCCAACCACAACGATAGCTGAAAAACTAAAAGTACGACCTCCTTTGGTAACTTTAGTAACCCTCTGTATACTTACCAGCCTGTCTTTGAATTCAATTTCGCTGGATTTAACTCTTTTGATGTTTGCGTTTGCCATTTCCATTAAAATTTAAGGCCTCCTGCTCTGGCTGCTTCAGCCAGGGATTTGATTCTACCATGATATAAGTAACCGTTGCGATCGAAAACTACTTTTTCGATGCCTGCCTCAATTGCTTTTTGGGCTATAAGCTGACCAACCAGTTTAGCCTGTTCAAGTTTTGCAATCGGGGTTCCCGAAATCTCAGGAGTACGTGACGATGCAGAAACAAGGGTTTTGCCTTCCAAATCATTTACAATTTGAGCATAAATCTGTTTATTGCTTCTGAATACTGTCAACCGCGGCTGCTCAGGCGAACCGGAAACCACTTTCCGGATTCTGAGTTTAATCCTGTGCCTTCTGTATTCTTTTCTGTTCTTAATAGCCATCCTTGTGTGAGGAATTTACCCCGGCTTAAACCGGGAGTGATTTATGTTTAATATTATTTGTCAGATGCTGATTTTCCAGCTTTCTTCTTAACAACCTCGCCCATGAAGCGAATACCCTTGCCTTTGTATGGTTCTGGCTTGCGTAAAGAACGAATCTTAGCTGCAACCTGACCAATCAGCTGTTTATCGTGCGATTTCAGTGTAATGATTGGGTTTTTACCTCTTTCAGTAACAGTTTCAACTGAAACTTCAGCAGGCATTTCAAAGAAAATGCTGTGCGAGTAACCGAGTGCTAACTCGAGCAACTTACCGGTAGCAGTCGCTTTATATCCGACTCCAACCAATTCCTGAACTACAGTAAAACCTTCAGATACACCTTTCACCATGTTAGCAAGTAACGAACGATAAAGTCCGTGTTTTGATCTGGCTTCCTGACTTTCATTTGCCCTTCCAACCAATAATTGATTTCCTTCTACCTGAACGGTAACATTAGAATCAACCTGTTGTGTAAGAGTTCCGAGTTTTCCTTTGATGGTAACCAGGTTCGTTTCCGAAACCGAAATTTCCACTCCGGCGGGGACAACAACTGGCATTTTTCCTATTCTCGACATCGTATTAAATCTCCTTTAGTTAGCTGATGTAACATAAAACTTCACCACCGATTTGAAGGTTTCTTGCTTCTTTATCGGTCATCAGGCCTTTGTTGGTTGAAAGTATAGCGATACCCAAACCATTAAGCACCCTTGGAAGTTCATCGGCGCCAACATAGCGACGCAAACCGGGTTTACTTACCCTTTCAAGACTTCTGATTGCAGGAATCTTAGAAACCGGGTGATATTTCAACGCGATTTTTATGTTTCCAGGCAAAGACTCATCCTCAAATTTATAATTGAGAATATAACCCTTATCAAATAAAATCTTGGTTATTTCCTTCTTCATGTTAGATGAAGGGATTTCCACGATCCGGTGGTTTGCCATTACGGCGTTCCTGATACGGGTCAGGTAATCTGCAATAGGATCTGTTACCATTTTATCCTTTGATATTATGATTAATTTGTGTTATTTTCTTACCAGCTGGCTTTTTTCACACCCGGAATCAGTCCTTCTAAGGCCATGAAACGGAAATTAATACGTGAAACTCCAAACTGACGCATATATCCTTTCGGACGGCCAGTTAATTTGCAACGATTGTGCAAACGTACAGGTGAAGCATTTTTCGGCAATTTCTGCAGTCCAATAAAGTCACCTGAAGCTTTAAGTTCAGCGCGTTTGGCTGCGTATTTTGCAACAAGGCGCTCTCTTTTGCGCTCTCTTGCTTTCATTGATTCCTTGGCCATATCTTATTTCTGATTTTTGAACGGTAAACCAAACTCTTTCAAAAGTGCCAGACATTCTTTGTCTGTGCGGGCTGTAGTTACAAAGGTAATATCCATACCATTGATTTTAGCCACTTTGTCGATTAAGATTTCAGGGAAGATAATCTGTTCTGTTACACCCAGTGTATAGTTTCCACGACCATCAAATCCTTTTTCATTAATCCCGCGAAAGTCTCTGATACGTGGGATTGCTACAGAAACCAATCTGTCGAGAAATTCGTACATATTATCACCCCTTAAGGTTACACGAACACCAATGGGCATTCCCTTACGCAACTTAAAGTTGGAGATATCTTTTTTAGATTTTGTAGCGACAGCTTTCTGCCCTGTAAGTGCAGTAATTTCGTTAACGCCTGCATCGATAAGTTTTTTATCGGCAATAGCTGTACCCAAACCCTGATTTACACTAATCTTCAGCAATTTTGGAACCTGCATTACAGTTGTATATTGGAACTGCTCTGTCAGTGCCGGAATAATTTCCTTGGCGTATTTATCTTTTAAGCGTGGTGAATAGTTCATTACTTGATTACCTCCCCAGACTTTTTGGAATAACGTACTGATTTATTAGTTTTGGTGTCAATCTTACGGCCAACGCGGGTTGGTTTACCGGAGTTGTCAACTACCATAAGGTTTGAGATGTGGATTCCAGCTTCCTGTTTTACAATTCCACCCTGAGCATTTTTAGCATTGGGTTTGGTGTGTTTTGAAACCAGGTTTACACCTTCAACAATGGCGCGCTGTTTTACAACATCAAGTTCAAGAACTTTGCCCTGCTTACCTTTTGAGTCACCAGCAATAACCTTCACGGTATCGCTTTTCTTAATATTTAATTTCGTGCTCATAGTCTGTTTTGTCCTTTACAGCACCTCGGGTGCTAATGAAACAATCTTCATGTATTGCTTTTCGCGCAATTCCCTGGCTACTGGTCCGAAAATACGGGTACCTGACATTTCACCGGCATTATTGAGCAATACTACAGCATTGTCATCAAACCTGATGTAAGAACCGTCGTTGCGACGAATTTCTTTTTTTGTTCTGACAACCACTGCTTTGGCTACCGTTCCTTTTTTAATGTTTCCCGAAGGAATAGCACTTTTAACGGCAACTACGATCTTATCGCCTATAGAGGCATATTTTTTACGTGTTCCACCCAGTACCCGGATGCACAGAACTTCTTTAGCTCCGCTGTTATCAGCAACCGTAAGACGTGATTCCTGTTGTATCATAATTACTTCGCTCTTTCAATGATTTCGACTAATCTCCAGCATTTATTTTTGCTCATCGGCCGGGTTTCGGCAATGCGAACGGTGTCGCCGATGTTACACTCATCATTTTCATCATGAGCTGCAAATTTGGAGGATTTTTTTACAAACTTTCCGTACTTGGGATGTTTCTCACGGCGCTCAACCTGAACGACGATTGATTTTTGCATTTTATTGCTAACAACAACCCCAATTCTTTCTTTTCTCAGATTTCTGGTTTCCATAGCTTATACGGTTATTGATTGTTAACACCAGCCAGCCCTTTAGCAGCTTCCTTCAATTGGCGTGAGCGCAATTCAGTAATCATGCGTGCAATGGTTCTGCGATAGGTTTTGATTTTATTGGGATTTTCAAGAGGCGAAACAGCATGGTTAAGCTTAAGCTTGTTAAGCTGCTTGCGTTCTTCATCAAGCCGTTCAATAATTTCGGCTGTTGAAAGCTCTCTAATGACTTCTTGTTTCATCGTTCGTTATATTGATTCTTCAACGTAATCTCTTCTTACCACAAACTTCGTTGCCACAGGTAGTTTCTGAGCTGCCAGCCTGAGGGCTTCTTTTGCAATCTCCATGGGTACACCTTCTGCTTCGAAGATAAGACGTCCTGGGCTGATGCGAGCCACAAAATATTCAGGAGCTCCTTTACCTTTACCCATACGGACTTCAGCAGGCTTCTTTGTAACAGGTTTGTCAGGAAATATGCGAATCCAGATCTGTCCTTCACGTTTCATGTGACGGCTAACTGCCTGACGGGCAGCTTCAATCTGCCTGCCGGTAATCCAGGCTTCTTCCAGGGTTTTGATACCGAATGAACCAAATGAAAGTTCTGCTCCACGCTTGGTGTTGCCTTTCATTTTGCCTTTCTGCATTTTCCTGTACTTGGTTTTCTTTGGCTGTAACATTATTATCGGATATTGATCGTGTTGTTGTTACTCTTGTTTTTTGCAATTATTTCTTGGGTCCCCTGGTATTGCGGTTACCACGTGGCGGCCTGTTGTTGGGTCTTTGTGGCATAGACTTTTCGCGTGGATTGCCTGTACCTGCAGCTTCAACATTAGGTGTAAGTTCAACTTTACCGTATACTTCGCCTTTACAAATCCAGACTTTTATACCAATTCGTCCATAAGTTGTATGAGCTTCTGCTATTGCGTAGTCAATATCAGCACGAAGTGTATGTAAAGGAATACGGCCTTCTTTTATCATTTCGCGACGGGCCATTTCAGCTCCGGCTAACCTTCCTGATATAAGAACTTTGATTCCTTCTGCTCCGATGCGCATGGTTGAAGCAATAGAAGTTTTGATAGCACGACGATAAGAAATCCTGCCTTCAATCTGACGGGCAATCGCATTTGCAACGATTACGGCATCCATTTCAGGGCGTTTAATTTCTGAAATATTGATTTGAATCTCCTTTTTGGTGATTTTCTTCAACTCTTCTTTCAGCTTGTCAACTTCCTGACCACCTTTTCCGATAATGATACCCGGGCGGGCGGTATGTATTGTTACGGTAACGAGTTTCAGTGTGCGTTCGATTACTATTTTCGAAACACCAGCCTTCGACAAACGCGCATTCAAATACTTACGAATCTGGTCATCTTCAACCAGTTTGTTTTCGAAATGCTTGCCACCATACCAGTTGGAGTCCCATCCTCTGATGATGCCGAGCCTGTTACCTATTGGATTTGTCTTTTGTCCCATTCAACAAATTATTATTTGGTTTTTAAGCCTGATTTGCAGTTTATTTTTTAACTTCCTGAGCAATCCTGTTGTCAATCAGCAGGGTTACATGGTTTGAACGCTTACGGATACGGTGTGCACGTCCCTGTGGGGCGGTACGGATACGTTTGAGTGAGCGGGCACCATCTACACCAATCTCTTTAATATAGAGACTTGTATCTTCCATACGGGTACCTTCGTTCTTGGCTTGCCAGTTGGCGAGTGCAGAGAGCAGCAATTTGTGTAAACGTCCGCTTGCATCCTGAGGAGAATGTTTCAATACATGAAGAGCCTGTTCCACGTTCATGCCGCGGATCATATCTGCTATCAGGCGCATTTTCCTGGGCGAAGTTGGGCAGTTAATCAATTTGGCAAAAGATTCATTCTTTCTGGCCTCTTTAACCTGCTCGGCTTTGTTATGTTTTCGTGATCCCATCGGTTTTTATTCTTTATTTTTTACCTTTATCTTTACTTCCGGCATGTCCCCTGAATATACGTGTGGGGGAAAATTCACCAAGCTTGTGACCTACCATGTTTTCAGTAACATACACAGGAATAAATTTATTTCCGTTATGTACAGCTATGGTTTGTCCTACAAAGTCAGGAGAAATCATGGAAGCACGCGACCAGGTTTTAATAACCACTTTTTTGTTGGTGCTTATAACATCCAATACTTTCTTTTCCAGTTTATAGTCGATATAAGGACCTTTTTTAAGCGAACGGCTCATGTTAAATGCTGTTAAAGTTCAATTACTTCTTCCTTCTTTCGATAATATATTTGTTCGAAGCCTTCTTCGGGTAGCGGGTCTTATATCCCTTAGCCGGTAAACCTTTACGCGACCTTGGGTGACCTCCTGTAGACCTACCTTCACCACCACCCATCGGGTGATCAACCGGGTTCATAACCACAGCGCGGACACGGGGCCTACGTCCAAACCAGCGAGTACGGCCGGCTTTACCAGATACTTCAAGGTTATGTTCAGTATTAGATACAATACCTACTGTAGCCTTACATGTTTGAAGAATCAGGCGGGTTTCTCCTGAAGGAAGTTTGATAACGGCAAATTTACCATCACGTGACATCAACTGTGCTGATGATCCGGCGCTACGTGCCATTTTTGCTCCCTGACCAGGTCTGAGTTCAATATTATGAATGACTGTTCCGAAAGGAATTTCGCTCAAGTATAATGAGTTGCCGATTTCTGGCTGTACACCTTTTCCTGAGATGACTTCCTGACCCACTTTCAGTCCGTTGGGAGCTACGATGTAGCGTTTTTCACCATCTGCATAAAACAGAAGGGCGATACGGGCTGTACGGTTCGGATCGTATTCGATGGTTTTTACCGTTGCAGGAATATTTTCCTTATCACGTTTAAAATCGATTACACGGTATTGTTGTTTGTGACCACCGCCGATGGACCGTAAAGTCATTTTTCCATCGTTGTTGCGGCCTCCCGATCTGGTCTTGGGCTGCAACAGGCTCTTTTCAGGGCTGGTGGCAGTTATGTCATCCAGTGCGCTTACCAGTTTGAAGCGCTGACTTGAAGTAGTCGGTTTGAATTTTTTTAAAGCCATTATCTTTAAATATTGCTATAAAAATCAATTGTTTCACCCTCAGCTAAAGTTACGATAGCTTTCTTATATGAATTGGCACGTCCTTTTACCATTCCTGCTTTTGTAAAGCGTGATTTGGTTTTTCCGGCATAATTCATAGTGTTAACTTCAGTAACATCAACTCCGTAGATTTCTTCTACTGCCTTTTTAATCTGCAATTTGTTTGAGTCTTTCTTTACGATAAACCCATAACGGTGGAGCTTTTCACCTAAGGCTGTCATCTTTTCCGTAACTACCGGCTTTATTATGATACCCATCGTTTCTTGTGTTAATGGTTCTTAATCTCAGCGCTTTGAGCGGTGATTTAATTCTGAAATGTCTTTTCGATTTCGGCCACTGAGCCTTCGAGAATTACCAGGTTTTTAGCACGGATAATTTCGTATGTATTTAAATCACAAGCCCTTATAACTTTAGCCTGTTTCAAATTACGGGACGACAAATATACGGCTTTATTAACATCAGGCAACACCATAAGTGTCTTTTTTCCTGAAAGTTGCAGATTTTCCAGTAGTTCTACAAAGTTCTTCGTTTTGGGTGCCTCATAAGTGAAGTCTTCCAGAACAACAATGTTATTGTCTTTTGCTTTGTAACTAAGTGCAGAAATACGTGCAAGCTGTTTCAATTTTACATTGAGCTTGAAGTTGTAAGTTCTGGGTCTTGGGCCAAATACTCTGGCTCCTCCACGCATAAGCGGACTCTTTATACTTCCTGCACGAGCTCCACCAGTTCCTTTTTGTTTCTTCAGTTTGCGGGTACTACCTGAAACTGTAGATTTTTCTTTTGAGCTGTGTGTACCCTGACGCTGATTGGCCAAATACTGTTTAGTATCGAGGTAAATAGCGTGATCGTTGGGCTCGATATTGAAAATCGAATCATTGAGGTTAACTGTCCTGGCAGTCTTCTCCCCTTTAATGTTATAAATTGCTAGCTCCATCGTTCAATGATTACATATGATCCATTAGCTCCAGGTACTGCACCTTTTACCAACAAGAGATTCTTTTCCTTTACGATTTTTATAATCTGGAGGTTCAGGGTTTTTACCCTTTTGTTTCCGGTTTGTCCAGCCATTCTCATTCCTTTGAATACTCTGGATGGCCATGAAGATGCACCTACAGATCCGGGAGCTCTTAAGCGGTTGTGCTGACCGTGGGTAGCACCTCCAACTCCACTGAAACCATGTCTGCGAATAACACCCTGGAAACCTTTTCCTTTGGTGGTGCCGACTACGTCAACAAATTCGCCTTCTTCAAAAACATCAATCATTACTACATCACCAAATTTTTTCTGATGGCCTGCCTCAAAACGGGTAAACTCAACTAATTTTCTTTTTGGTGTAATTCCGGCTTTGGCAAAATGACCCATCTCGGCTTTGGTAGTATGCTTTTCCTTTTTATCGTCGAAAGCAAGCTGAATGGCATCATAACCATCTACCTCTTTTGTCCTGATCTGAGTGACATAGCAAGGGCCGGCTTCAATGACCGTACACGGCAGATTCTTGCCATTGGCATCGTATACGCTGGTCATTCCGATTTTTTTTCCTATAATTCCTGACATTGCAGTATCATGTTAAAATTGATGATTCTTTTCCTTTTTGGTTTGACGGATAAATCCGGTAGCCTTTTGTCTGGCGGAAATCAGACTTTGATTTCTACTTCCACGCCACTGGGCAACTCCAGTTTCATCAGCGCATCAATCGTTTTGCTGGTGGTACTGTAGATATCAAGCAAGCGTTTGTATGAACTGAGTTCAAACTGCTCCCTCGATTTCTTGTTGACAAAGGTCGACCTCAACACAGTGTAGATCTTTTTGTTGGTAGGCAGAGGAATAGGGCCGTTAACAACTGCACCGGTCAATTTCACGGTCTTTACGATCTTTTCGGCTGATTTATCAACCAGATTGTGATCGTACGATTTCAGTTTTATTCTGATCCTTTGGCTCACGTTACTTTGGTTTATTGATTTAGTTTCGTTTATTTAACAAGATATCCTTTTAACTTGTAGATTACTTCATCTGTCAGGTTAGCAGGCAGTTCAGCATAGTGTGAAAATTCCATACTTGAATTTCCTCTTCCTGAAGTTATGGTGCGAAGGCTGGTTACATATCCAAACATTTCTGCCAGCGGCACATGGGCCTTAACTATCTGGTAGCGTGGTTTGGAGTCTATTCCATCTACATTCGCTCTGCGTTTATTCAAATCACTTGTAATGTCGCCTACATATTCGTCAGGAACATTCACTTCCAAACGCATTACAGGCTCAAGCAATACATTACGTCCCAAACGGGCAGCTTCTTTAAATCCGACTTTTGCACAAATTTCAAATGCCAGGGCATCAGAATCCACACTATGGAATGAGCCGTCAATCAATCTTACCTTAAGGCTCTCGAGTGAAAATCCGGCCAAAACACCATTCATCATAGCTATTTTGAAACCTTTTTCAATCGATGGAATAAATTCCTTGGGAATATTTCCGCCTTTTACATCGTTGATGAACTGCAAGCCTTTGAATCCTTCATCGGCCGGGCCCAATTCAAACTGGATATCTGCAAAGCGACCACGTCCACCCGTTTGTTTTTTATATACCTCGCGGTGAGTAACCGTTGTAACCAAAGCCTCTTTATAGGCAACCTGTGGATTTCCACGGCTGGTTTCAATTTTAAACTCACGTTTAAGACGATCTGCTATAATCTCAAGGTGCAACTCACCCATTCCACTGATAACAGTCTGACCGGTTTCTTCGTCCACTCTAACAGAGAAAG from Lentimicrobiaceae bacterium includes:
- the secY gene encoding preprotein translocase subunit SecY, encoding MKRLIQTIRNISKIDELRKRIVYTIGIVVLYRLGSYVVLPGVDPNQLANLQNQTSGGLLGLLNMFSGGAFSNASIFALGIMPYISASIVVQLLGMAIPYFQKLQKEGESGRKKINQITRYLTVLITGFQAPGYIANLISQLPAQAITPFDPAVTSPSTFFWVSSVIILISGTLFVMWLGERITDKGIGNGISLIIMIGIIARLPFALFGELVSRMEQKGGGLVIFIVELAVLIGVILVSILLVQGTRRIPVQYAKRIVGNKQYGGVRQYIPLKVNAAGVMPIIFAQAIMFLPLTLAGFAQSEALSGFAATFTNVHGFWYNFVFAILIIVFTYFYTAITINPNQMAEDMKKNNGFIPGVKPGKKTAEFIDQIMSRITLPGSIFLAFVAIMPSLVGKIGVTAQFANFYGGTSLLILVGVVLDTLQQIESHLLMRHYDGLTKSGRIKGRSSVNMG
- the map gene encoding type I methionyl aminopeptidase; translation: MIHYKSDEEIELIRLSSLLVGKTLAEVAKNIRPGVKSLELDRIAETFIRDHKAVPAFKGYGGFPNTLCISINDVVVHGIPGNRELKEGDLVSVDCGVVLNGFYGDSAYSFAVGEVPEEVRLLMERTKESLYRGIEAAKAGKRIGDIGFEIQSYVESFGYSVVRDLVGHGLGKHLHEKPEVPNYGKRGVGTMLQKGLVICIEPMINLGTRHVVQEKDGWTIRTSDRKPSAHFEHAIAIREGETEILSSFDEIEKVLASNKN
- the rpsN gene encoding 30S ribosomal protein S14 encodes the protein MAKESMKARERKRERLVAKYAAKRAELKASGDFIGLQKLPKNASPVRLHNRCKLTGRPKGYMRQFGVSRINFRFMALEGLIPGVKKASW
- the rplF gene encoding 50S ribosomal protein L6, with product MSRIGKMPVVVPAGVEISVSETNLVTIKGKLGTLTQQVDSNVTVQVEGNQLLVGRANESQEARSKHGLYRSLLANMVKGVSEGFTVVQELVGVGYKATATGKLLELALGYSHSIFFEMPAEVSVETVTERGKNPIITLKSHDKQLIGQVAAKIRSLRKPEPYKGKGIRFMGEVVKKKAGKSASDK
- the rpsQ gene encoding 30S ribosomal protein S17, producing the protein METRNLRKERIGVVVSNKMQKSIVVQVERREKHPKYGKFVKKSSKFAAHDENDECNIGDTVRIAETRPMSKNKCWRLVEIIERAK
- the rpmC gene encoding 50S ribosomal protein L29, with the translated sequence MKQEVIRELSTAEIIERLDEERKQLNKLKLNHAVSPLENPNKIKTYRRTIARMITELRSRQLKEAAKGLAGVNNQ
- the rpmD gene encoding 50S ribosomal protein L30, whose product is MKKLRVTQIKSGIKQPERQKRTLKALGISKMGRPVDVVATPQIEGMIAKINHLLKVEEI
- the rplE gene encoding 50S ribosomal protein L5; amino-acid sequence: MNYSPRLKDKYAKEIIPALTEQFQYTTVMQVPKLLKISVNQGLGTAIADKKLIDAGVNEITALTGQKAVATKSKKDISNFKLRKGMPIGVRVTLRGDNMYEFLDRLVSVAIPRIRDFRGINEKGFDGRGNYTLGVTEQIIFPEILIDKVAKINGMDITFVTTARTDKECLALLKEFGLPFKNQK
- the rplR gene encoding 50S ribosomal protein L18 — protein: MAIKNRKEYRRHRIKLRIRKVVSGSPEQPRLTVFRSNKQIYAQIVNDLEGKTLVSASSRTPEISGTPIAKLEQAKLVGQLIAQKAIEAGIEKVVFDRNGYLYHGRIKSLAEAARAGGLKF
- the infA gene encoding translation initiation factor IF-1 — protein: MAKQISIEQDGTVTESLGNAMFRVELENGHIITAHISGKMRMHYIKILPGDKVKLEMSPYDLSKGRIIFRYK
- the rplP gene encoding 50S ribosomal protein L16, with the protein product MLQPKKTKYRKMQKGKMKGNTKRGAELSFGSFGIKTLEEAWITGRQIEAARQAVSRHMKREGQIWIRIFPDKPVTKKPAEVRMGKGKGAPEYFVARISPGRLIFEAEGVPMEIAKEALRLAAQKLPVATKFVVRRDYVEESI
- the rplO gene encoding 50S ribosomal protein L15, with protein sequence MDLSNLKPAQGSTKSSKRIGRGQGSGGGGTATRGHKGQKSRSGYSRRFGFEGGQMPIYRRLPKFGFNNINRVEYRAVNLDVLQILATSKNIKVIDMDVFIENGLASKNDKVKILGRGEFTAKLEVKAHGFSASAVKAIESNGGQAIKI
- the rpsE gene encoding 30S ribosomal protein S5; protein product: MANANIKRVKSSEIEFKDRLVSIQRVTKVTKGGRTFSFSAIVVVGNENGVVGYGLGKAKEVTAAIAKGVDDAKKNLVKVPVLKGTIPHEQLGKYGGALVFLKPASPGTGVIAGGAMRAVLESVGVKDVLAKSKGSSNPHSVVKATIDALVNMRDAYTVAQLRGVDLNKVFNG
- the rpsH gene encoding 30S ribosomal protein S8, giving the protein MVTDPIADYLTRIRNAVMANHRIVEIPSSNMKKEITKILFDKGYILNYKFEDESLPGNIKIALKYHPVSKIPAIRSLERVSKPGLRRYVGADELPRVLNGLGIAILSTNKGLMTDKEARNLQIGGEVLCYIS
- the rplX gene encoding 50S ribosomal protein L24; this translates as MSTKLNIKKSDTVKVIAGDSKGKQGKVLELDVVKQRAIVEGVNLVSKHTKPNAKNAQGGIVKQEAGIHISNLMVVDNSGKPTRVGRKIDTKTNKSVRYSKKSGEVIK
- the rplN gene encoding 50S ribosomal protein L14, with translation MIQQESRLTVADNSGAKEVLCIRVLGGTRKKYASIGDKIVVAVKSAIPSGNIKKGTVAKAVVVRTKKEIRRNDGSYIRFDDNAVVLLNNAGEMSGTRIFGPVARELREKQYMKIVSLAPEVL